Proteins from a genomic interval of Dryobates pubescens isolate bDryPub1 chromosome 7, bDryPub1.pri, whole genome shotgun sequence:
- the RGPD4 gene encoding ranBP2-like and GRIP domain-containing protein 4 isoform X1 has protein sequence MMRRTKPEVERYVASVQAAASSPREKSMKGFLFAKLYFEIKEYELAKRYISTYLNVQERDPKAHRFLGQIYEAEDNIEKAFGCYKRSVELNPTQKDLVLKIAELLCNNDVTDGRAKYWVERAAKLFPGSPAVYRLKEQLLDCKGEDGRNQLFDLIQAELYARPDDVYINIRLVALYRSNNRLKDAVLHCQEAEKKIPLQSSLEWCSCVVETLEEYLESLQDLESDKNNWRAIRKDYLLAYSSFVKMTLASRDVQECRETLESFDRVLQSVKPYVNGADELSRTFVEMKGQLYMHAGTLLLKMAQHNEAQWRAVCELAALCYLISFQVPKPKSKLIKGDQTGQDMLEVLACDRKSQSGHMLLNLSHGKQDFFKEIVESFANQSGLFTLFDSLFESGASRERSFIGTDDIGNTSTQAPVQVELHKYDIGAVRMHNGSLQHLVWLGLRWNSMSVLPPIRKWLKQLFHLPQETSRLETDAPESICLLDLEVFLLAVVFTSNLQLQEKFNSQYSAHQPQFLPLPVCKQLFTEKQRSWWDAARALIQRKTTPGTAAKLRLTVQHGISILRTLDKHGLQPALIIHWAKSLQKTGISLNSFYDQKEYIGRSVYYWKKVLPMLETIKKRRSIPEPTDPLFKHFHSVDIQVFQVAAYEEEARIAFAMLDAVDGKTDDALLAFEAINNVVSYWNLAMIFQRKAEDVESDAMPEEQEQRKTYLLKSKHYLMRIIEENSSDVSVTEKLPVSIETVREMLDTVIQELGENDEEGSPAFRNGLSSAADSEVKHSTPSPTKFSLSPNKSYKFSPKAPRWAEDHRSILQMICEQVEALKHEMQEMKHNNSNLNTSSHRWPAESYGTDTMPEGYQRPQNLHEAPLTVATTGPSVYYSQSPAYNSQYLLRTAAANVTPTKAPVYGMNRLTPQQHIYAYQQPMHTPPLQNTSCMFSQEMYCAPLRFDSSATGIISPRGGDDYYNYSIPQASTNPQLPEPGYFTKPSVAPPTLKPVESSKVIEFPKSKLVQPGAAEGSKPPLPTPAQPSQPTTFKFNTNFKSNDGDFTFSSLKVAPQPPNAPFNSSESLLGLLASDKPLQDDRYVEHTPVSDHTNGQRNVFNFGNKHAPGISFRESMPQNAHKNLGFEKSDMFSIQESSKSVCMTSNSDLANRSLETEGGSTHGGDDDDDGPHFDPVVPLPDKIEVKTGEEDEEEFFCNRAKLFRFDAESKEWKERGIGNVKILKHKVSGKFRLLMRRDQVLKICANHYINTDMKLTPNAGSDRSFVWHALDYADELPKPEQLAIRFKTPEEAMLFKSKFEEAQSILKNLGSNVDTSVTQTTGTAREKTNQDIKEPSRSVSGMPNFVFPFPKEGVSSEADSKGSLPATSTVSGPTTFSFGKETLQTYSSDDFGQHLMKKDQWMCKVCLVPNEATAKNCVSCKNPNPDTSRDSAVDFKASGNTAQDKFMSAFSKKEGQWDCDVCSVRNEPTASKCVACQNPNKTSTAVSGQERSFTFSQSSAPKAQNDLAAAFAKKEGQWDCDVCSVRNEPTASKCVACQNPNKTSTAVSGQERSFTFSQSSAPKAQNDLAAAFAKKEGQWDCSVCLVRNEAKDVNCCSCQSPNSQSQPNVSIPAAQASPAPRFGSTVDASKPQKNGFEGLFSKKEGQWDCTTCFVRNEGSSLSCVACQTPNPSGKPTGDASSTSFGLKSKLSEPVGGQSGTGFKCDFLEKSFKFGHTEQGKTPSFTFQIPSDTEAKSTKEGFSFSMPVPADGFKFGIQESSKNTSKKDEPSKECTTGFLKSIDEKDTKELPSNSGIKLQFQETASKEKGDFVLGQNSNTFTFADLAKSTPKEGFQFGKKDPNFKGFLGKGEKLFSSQNSETDHKANTSADGEKDDDVYKTEDSDDIHFEPIVQMPEKVEPFTGEEDEKVLYSQRVKLFRFDPETSQWKERGVGNLKILKNEVNGKVRILMRREQVLKVCANHWITTTMNLKQLSGSDKAWMWMASDYSDGDAKLEHLAAKFKTPEQAEEFKQRFEECQRLLLDIPLQTPHKLVDTGRTAQLIQKAEEMKSGLKDLKTFLTDDKTKLSEEENANGVCASSTSDLVIKPHADSTGPTLEWDNYDLREEALDDSVSSSVYASPLASSPVRKNLFRFGDSTTGFSFSFKSALSPSKSPAKQNQSRTSVGTDEDSDVTQEEERDGQYFEPVVPLPDLVEVTSGEENEQVVFSHRAKLYRYDKDANQWKERGIGDIKILQNYDNKQVRIVMRRDQVLKLCANHRITPDMNIQQMKGSDRAWVWTACDFADGERKVELLAVRFKLQDVADSFKQIFDEAKHAQERETLITPLSSRANTPKESPCGKNAVAVLEETTRERTDLSHGDDTSDVTVEVTEVSSTSETPTKTVVSPPKFVFGSESVKSIFSNEKSKTFTFGNNSATSSLFGFSFNPPRKTEHHSPMSPNKAQKEQEVSEQPKGFSAPQKPLDSKVDNLPTSTQDGASNFSFRILDKGFNFSLFKSNPMAFWTSTSSLQPDSKAEKTTSEDCLPSDEVSIVYELTPTPEQRALAGFLKLPSTFFCYKNKPGYVSDEDDDEDYETAVRKLNGRLYPSDSEKKKKSQDPVKGKNEFNNEREHPTTSEKKAAPEDGVKAETLQVPSTSPHSVSSDSEDNSPEDFQREAEVQETEENEVTSSTDLVCSSKEVPTPASEVTVLDQSATNNEEPHSTTETVHVSRSDEKPVDLSTKRSDLESSESTQENRVISFGFSNTAGLSFADLASKNTGDFAFGSKDKNFKWANTGAAVFGETARKADEDEGGSDDEVVHSDDIHFEPIVSLPEVEVKSGEEDEEILFKERAKLYRWDRGAVQWKERGVGEIKILFHTQKKYYRILMRRDQVFKVCANHIITKEMNLVPSDTSNNAFIWTATDYADYEGKVEQLAVRFKSQEMANSFKKRFEECQKSLSELQKGHLSLAAGLSKDTNPIVYFEVSANDEPLGLITMELFSNIVPRTAENFRALCTGERGFGYKNSIFHRIVTGFVCQGGDITNHDGTGGRSVYGESFEDENFEVKHTGPGLLSMANRGRDTNNSQFFITLKKAEHLDFKHVVFGFVKDGMDVVKKIESFGSSKGQVNGRIVITDCGQI, from the exons AACTGGAGAGCTATCAGGAAAGATTATCTGCTGGCCTATTCCAGCTTTGTCAAAATGACACTTGCTTCTAGAGATGTTCAGGAATGCAGAGAGACACTTGAAAG TTTTGATCGTGTGCTTCAGTCAGTGAAACCGTATGTGAATGGGGCTGATGAGTTGTCTCGGACCTTTGTGGAAATGAAAGGACAGCTATACATGCATGCTGGAACTTTGCTGCTGAAAATGGCCCAGCACAATGAGGCACAGTGGAGAGCTGTGTGTGAACTAGCAGCATTGTGTTATCTGATAAGCTTCCAG GTTCCTAAACCAAAGTCAAAGCTAATAAAGGGGGATCAAACTGGACAAGATATGCTAGAAGTGTTGGCCTGTGATCGAAAAAGCCAGTctg gtCATATGCTGCTGAACTTAAGCCATGGCAAGCAGGACTTCTTTAAAGAGATTGTGGAATCATTTGCAAATCAGAGTGGTTTATTTACGTTGTTTGATAGCCTATTTGAGAGTGGAGCTTCTAGAGAGAGATCTTTTATTGGCACGGATGACATTGGAAATACCAGTACTCAAGCCCCAGTGCAAGTGGAACTTCATAAATATGATATTG GTGCTGTTCGTATGCACAATGGCAGTCTCCAGCACCTTGTGTGGCTTGGCTTGCGCTGGAACTCGATGTCAGTTTTACCCCCCATACGCAAATGGTTAAAACAGCTTTTTCACCTGCCCCAAGAAACATCAAGACTTGAGACAGATGCTCCTGAATCCATTTGTCTATTGGACCTTGAA gtgTTCCTGCTTGCAGTGGTATTCACTAGCAACTTACAGTTACAAGAGAAGTTTAATTCTCAATACAGTGCACATCAGCCTCAATTCTTACCATTGCCAGTGTGCAAACAGCTCTTTACTGAAAAGCAAAGATCCTGGTGGGATGCTGCTCGTGCTCTTATTCAGAGAAAAACAAC AccaggaacagcagcaaaactgagACTTACTGTACAGCATGGAATAAGTATTCTGCGAACACTAGACAAGCATGGCCTTCAACCTGCCTTAATTATTCACTGGGCAAAAAGTCTGCAAAAAACA GGCATTAGCCTTAACTCTTTCTATGACCAGAAGGAATACATTGGACGAAGTGTCTACTACTGGAAGAAAGTTTTGCCTATGCTGGAAACTATCAAAAAGAGGAGGAGTATTCCTGAACCTACTGATCCACTCTTCAAACACTTCCACAGTGTAGACATTCAG GTGTTTCAGGTTGCAGCATATGAAGAGGAGGCACGTATTGCATTTGCAATGTTGGATGCAGTTGATGGCAAAACCGATGATGCTTTGTTAGCATTTGAAGCTATTAATAATGTGGTTTCGTACTGGAATCTTGCCATG ATCTTCCAAAGGAAGGCAGAAGACGTTGAAAGTGATGCCATGCCAGAAGAACAAGAACAGCGCAAAACCTACCTTCTTAAAAGCAAGCATTATTTAATGCGGATCATTGAGGAAAACTCCTCAGATGTGTCAGTAACTGAGAAA CTGCCAGTGTCTATTGAAACTGTGAGGGAAATGCTAGATACAGTGATTCAGGAACTTGGTGAGAATGATGAAGAGGGAAGTCCTGCCTTCAGAAATGGTCTCTCAAGTGCTGCTGATTCAGAGGTGAAACATTCTACTCCATCACCAACTAAGTTCTCTCTTTCACCAAATAAGAGTTACAAG tTTTCTCCTAAAGCTCCTCGGTGGGCAGAAGATCACAGATCTATACTTCAGATGATCTGTGAGCAAGTGGAAGCTTTAAAG CATGAAATGCAAGAAATGAAACATAATAATTCCAACTTAAACACTTCATCTCATCGGTGGCCTGCTGAAAGCTATGGAACAGATACAATGCCAGAGGGTTATCAGAGACCACAAAATCTTCATGAAGCTCCATTAACAG TTGCTACCACTGGCCCATCTGTTTACTATAGCCAGTCACCTGCCTATAACTCTCAGTATCTTCTTAGAACTGCTGCGGCCAATGTAACACCAACAAAG gCTCCTGTCTATGGCATGAACCGACTTACACCTCAGCAGCACATATATGCTTATCAACAACCGATGCATACACCACCTCTGCAAAACACTTCTTGTATGTTTTCCCAGGAGATGTATTGTGCACCTCTACGTTTTGATTCTTCTGCCACTGGAATAATTTCTCCTCGTGGGGGTGATGATTATTACAATTACAGCATTCCACAGGCGAGCACAAATCCACAGTTGCCTGAACCAGGATATTTCACAAAGCCTTCAGTCGCACCACCAACTTTAAAGCCTGTGGAATCATCTAAAGTGATAGAATTTCCAAAATCTAAACTTGTAcaaccaggagcagcagaaggatCAAAACCACCTCTGCCAACACCAGCACAGCCAAGTCAGCCAACAACTTTTAAATTCAACACTAATTTCAAGTCTAATGATGGAGACTTTACCTTTTCTTCACTTAAGGTTGCACCGCAGCCTCCTAATGCACCTTTTAATAGCAGTGAAAGCCTCTTGGGTCTTCTGGCATCAGATAAGCCTTTACAGGATGATAGATACGTTGAACATACGCCAGTTAGTGATCATACAAATGGCCAGAGAAATGTCTTCAATTTTGGCAATAAGCATGCTCCAGGCATCTCTTTTAGGGAAAGCATGCCACAAAATGCGCATAAAAACCTGGGGTTTGAGAAGAGTGATATGTTTAGCATCCAAGAATCAAGCAAGTCTGTATGTATGACTTCAAATTCTGATTTGGCCAATAGAAGTCTTGAAACAGAGGGAGGAAGCACCCATGGtggagatgatgatgatgatggtccTCATTTTGATCCTGTGGTGCCACTCCCTGACAAGATTGAAGTGAAGACAggtgaggaagatgaggaagaattctTCTGCAACAGAGCCAAGCTCTTCCGTTTTGATGCAGAATCTAAAGAATGGAAAGAAAGGGGTATTGGAAATGTAAAAATACTGAAGCATAAAGTGTCTGGCAAGTTTCGTCTCTTAATGAGACGAGACCAAGTGCTGAAAATCTGTGCAAATCACTACATAAATACTGACATGAAATTAACTCCAAATGCTGGATCAGATAGGTCATTTGTATGGCATGCCTTAGATTATGCAGATGAGTTGCCAAAACCAGAACAGCTTGCAATTAGATTTAAAACACCTGAAGAAGCAATGCTTTTCAAAAGTAAGTTTGAGGAGGCACAGAGTATTTTGAAAAACTTAGGATCAAATGTTGACACATCTGTGACTCAGACTACTGGGActgcaagggaaaaaacaaatcagGACATCAAGGAGCCTAGCAGATCTGTTTCTGGGATGCCAAACTTTGTCTTTCCATTCCCAAAAGAAGGGGTGAGCAGTGAAGCTGATAGCAAAGGTAGCCTTCCAGCTACATCAACTGTGTCTGGCCCTACCACTTTTTCATTTGGAAAGGAAACTCTTCAAACCTATTCTTCTGATGACTTTGGGCAGCATCTTATGAAGAAGGATCAATGGATGTGTAAAGTGTGCTTAGTTCCAAATGAAGCAACTGCAAAGAATTGTGTATCATGTAAAAATCCAAATCCAGACACATCCAGAGACTCAGCTGTAGATTTCAAAGCCAGTGGTAACACTGCACAGGACAAGTTTATGTCTGCTTTTTCTAAAAAAGAAGGTCAGTGGGACTGTGATGTTTGCTCAGTAAGAAATGAACCCACTGCTTCCAAGTGTGTTGCCTGCCAGAATCCAAACAAAACTAGTACAGCAGTATCTGGTCAAGAGAGATCCTTTACATTCAGCCAGTCAAGTGCTCCAAAGGCTCAAAATGATTTGGCAGCTGCTTTTGCTAAAAAAGAAGGTCAGTGGGACTGTGATGTTTGCTCAGTAAGAAATGAACCCACTGCTTCCAAGTGTGTTGCCTGCCAGAATCCAAACAAAACTAGTACAGCAGTATCTGGTCAAGAGAGATCCTTTACATTCAGCCAGTCAAGTGCTCCAAAGGCTCAAAATGATTTGGCAGCTGCTTTTGCTAAAAAAGAAGGTCAGTGGGACTGCTCTGTATGCCTAGTCCGAAATGAAGCGAAAGATGTGAACTGTTGTTCTTGTCAGAGTCCTAACTCTCAAAGTCAACCAAATGTGTCTatacctgctgctcaggcatCTCCTGCTCCCAGGTTTGGTTCCACTGTTGATGCAAGTAAGCCACAGAAAAATGGATTTGAAGGGCTTTTTAGTAAAAAGGAAGGGCAGTGGGATTGTACTACTTGTTTTGTGAGGAATGAAGGTTCTTCACTATCCTGTGTAGCCTGCCAAACACCAAATCCATCCGGTAAACCTACTGGtgatgcttcatcaacttcctTTGGCTTGAAAAGCAAGTTATCTGAACCTGTTGGAGGACAGTCAGGGACAGGCTTTAAGTGTGATTtcttggaaaagagctttaaattTGGTCATACTGAGCAAGGCAAGACGCCATCATTTACGTTTCAGATTCCTTCTGATACTGAAGCTAAATCTACAAAAGAAGGGTTTAGCTTTTCAATGCCGGTGCCTGCAGATGGATTTAAATTTGGGATACAGGAGTCTAGTAAAAATACTTCTAAGAAAGATGAGCCATCCAAAGAGTGTACAACTGGCTTCTTAAAAAGCATTGATGAAAAAGACACAAAGGAACTGCCTTCCAACAGTGGGATTAAATTGCAATTTCAAGAAACAGCAAGCAAGGAGAAAGGTGACTTTGTTTTGGGGCAGAATAGCAACACTTTTACATTTGCTGACCTTGCAAAAAGTACTCCTAAGGAAGGCTTCCAGTTTGGCAAGAAAGACCCTAACTTCAAAGGATTTTTGGGTAAAGGTGAAAAGctgttttcttcacagaattCTGAAACGGATCACAAAGCAAACACATCTGCTGATGGTGAGAAGGATGATGATGTCTATAAGACAGAGGACAGTGATGATATCCATTTTGAACCTATAGTTCAGATGCCTGAAAAAGTAGAACCATTTACGGGGGAGGAAGATGAGAAAGTGCTATACTCCCAAAGAGTAAAACTATTCAGGTTTGATCCAGAAACAAGCCAGTGGAAAGAACGTGGGGTGGGCAACCTTAAGATTCTTAAAAATGAAGTTAATGGTAAAGTAAGAATATTAATGCGGCGTGAGCAGGTACTGAAGGTGTGTGCAAATCACTGGATAACAACAACAATGAACTTGAAACAGCTGTCTGGCTCAGACAAAGCATGGATGTGGATGGCCAGTGACTACTCTGATGGTGATGCAAAGTTGGAGCATCTGGCAGCAAAATTCAagacaccagagcaggctgaggagttCAAGCAGAGGTTTGAAGAATGTCAGAGGCTACTCCTAGATATACCACTGCAGACACCCCATAAGCTTGTTGATACAGGTAGGACAGCTCAACTTatacagaaagcagaagagatgAAGAGTGGCTTAAAAGATCTCAAAACATTTCTGACAGATGACAAAACTAAACTGTCAGAAGAGGAAAATGCGAACGGCGTTTGTGCCAGCAGTACCTCTGATCTGGTTATAAAACCACATGCTGACAGTACTGGGCCTACTCTTGAATGGGATAATTATGACTTGCGTGAAGAAGCACTGGATGATAGTGTAAGTAGTTCTGTATATGCATCACCTCTTGCAAGCAGCCCTGTAAGGAAAAACCTGTTTAGATTTGGAGATTCTACTACAGGCTTTAGTTTCAGTTTTAAATCTGCCTTGAGCCCATCCAAATCTCCTGCTAAACAGAACCAGAGTAGAACATCAGTAGGCACAGATGAAGACTCTGATGTTActcaagaggaagagagagatggGCAGTATTTTGAACCTGTGGTACCTCTGCCTGATCTTGTGGAAGTGACCAGTGGTGAGGAGAATGAACAAGTTGTGTTCAGTCACAGAGCTAAACTCTACAGATATGACAAAGATGCAAATCAGTGGAAAGAGAGAGGTATTGGGGATATTAAGATATTGCAGAACTATGACAACAAACAAGTGCGTATAGTAATGAGAAGGGACCAGGTACTGAAACTCTGTGCCAATCACAGAATAACACCAGATATGAATATACAACAAATGAAAGGATCTGACAGAGCATGGGTGTGGACTGCATGTGACTTTGCAGATGGGGAAAGGAAAGTAGAACTTCTGGCTGTTCGATTCAAACTGCAAGATGTTGCAGACTCATTTAAGCAAATTTTTGATGAAGCAAAGCATGcccaagagagagagacatTGATCACACCTCTTTCTTCTCGAGCCAATACACCAAAGGAATCTCCATGTGGCAAAAATGCTGTAGCTGTCCTAGAAGAAACTACTAGAGAAAGAACTGACCTCAGCCATGGTGATGATACTTCTGATGTAACTGTAGAGGTCACAGAGGTGTCAAGCACTTCtgaaacaccaacaaaaacagTGGTTTCTCCTCCAAAATTTGTATTTGGATCTGAATCCGTCAAGAGCATTTTCAGTAATGAAAAGTCAAAGACATTCACCTTTGGAAATAATTCAGCCACTAGTTCTCTCTTTGGCTTCAGTTTTAATCCTCCAAGAAAGACTGAACACCATAGTCCAATGTCTCCGAACAAAGCACAGAAAGAACAAGAAGTTTCTGAACAACCAAAAGGTTTTAGTGCACCTCAGAAGCCTCTAGACAGCAAGGTAGACAACTTGCCTACTTCAACACAAGATGGAGCCTCAAACTTCTCATTTAGAATTCTGGATAAAG ggTTTAATTTTAGCCTTTTTAAATCTAATCCTATGGCCTTTTGGACAAGCACATCTTCCTTGCAACCTGATAGTAAAG CTGAGAAGACAACATCAGAAGATTGTCTTCCATCTGATGAAGTCTCAATAGTTTATGAGTTAACACCTACCCCTGAACAGAGAGCTCTTGCTGGCTTTCTCAAGCTACCTTCAACATTCTTCTGTTACAAGAATAAGCCTGGATACGTGAGTGATGAGGATGATG ATGAAGACTATGAAACAGCTGTGAGGAAACTTAACGGAAGACTGTATCCCAGTGATTccgaaaagaaaaagaagtcgCAAGATCCTGTAAAAG GGAAAAATGAATTCAACAATGAAAGAGAACATCCTACTacttcagaaaagaaagcagctcctgaggaTGGAGTTAAAGCAGAAACTCTGCAGGTTCCTTCTACATCTCCCCATAGTGTCAGCAGTGACAGTGAGGACAACAGTCCAGAAGACTTTCAGAGAGAAGCTGAAGTTCAAGAAACAGAA GAGAATGAGGTTACAAGCTCAACCGACTTAGTCTGTTCCAGTAAAGAAGTACCTACTCCAGCCAGTGAGGTGACAGTACTTGACCAGTCAGCTACCAACAATGAAGAACCACATTCCACCACAGAAACTGTGCATGTATCAAGATCTGATGAAAAACCTGTGGATTTGTCAACGAAGAGAAGTGATTTGGAGAGTTCAGAGTCAACACAAG AAAACAGAGTCATCTCGTTCGGTTTCAGCAATACTGCAGGCTTGTCATTTGCAGATCTGGCTTCCAAAAACACTGGAGATTTTGCTTTTGGCTCAAAAG ATAAAAACTTCAAGTGGGCAAATACAGGAGCAGCTGTGTTTGGAGAGACAGCCCGTAAAGCAGACGAAGATGAAGGTGGCAGCGATGATGAGGTGGTACATAGTGATGATATCCACTTTGAGCCAATTGTGTCCTTACCAGAG GTGGAGGTAAAATCTggagaagaagatgaagaaattCTCTTCAAAGAGAGGGCAAAACTTTACAGATGGGACAGGGGTGCTGTTCAGTGGAAGGAGCGTGGTGTTGGAGAGATAAAGATCCTCTTCCATACACAGAAGAAATACTACAGAATCCtgatgagaagagaccaagtttTTAAAGTCTGTGCAAACCACATCATTACCAAAGAAATGAACTTAGTGCCCTCTGATACATCAAACAATGCTTTTATTTGGACAGCCACAGATtatgctg ATTATGAAGGAAAAGTTGAACAACTTGCAGTCAGATTCAAAAGCCAAGAAATGGCTAATTCTTTCAAGAAGAGGTTTGAAGAATGCCAGAAAAGCTTGTCAGAACTACAGAAGGGACATTTATCTCTGGCAGCAGGACTGTCAAAGGACACCAATCCTATTGTGTATTTTGAAGTTTCTGCTAATGATGAACCGCTAGGACTCATAACCATGGAGCTATTTTCAAATATTGTCCCTCGAACTGCTGAAAATTTCAGAGCCCTGTGCACAGGAGAGAGAGGATTTGGATATAAGAACTCCATCTTTCACAGAATAGTCACAGGCTTTGTGTGTCAG ggagGTGATATAACTAACCATGATGGAACAGGAGGGCGGTCAGTTTATGGAGAATCATTTGAAGATGAGAACTTTGAAGTGAAACACACTGGCCCTGGGTTGTTGTCAATGGCAAATAGGGGCAGGGATACAAATAACTCTCAGTTCTTCATAACACTTAAAAAAGCAGAACACTTGGACTTCAAGCATGTGGTATTTGGGTTTGTGAAAGATGGAATGGATGTTGTGAAAAAGATTGAATCCTTTGGTTCTTCTAAAGGGCAAGTAAATGGAAGAATTGTCATTACAGACTGTGGGCAAATATAG